Proteins from a single region of Campylobacter sputorum:
- the ispG gene encoding flavodoxin-dependent (E)-4-hydroxy-3-methylbut-2-enyl-diphosphate synthase yields MQRYKTKKIFVGDVAVGGDAPISVQSMTFSKTKDIAATLEQINRLYFAGANIVRCAVLDHEDAKALKEIKKQSPLPIVSDIHFNYRLALEVAPFVDAVRINPGNIGGKDRIKAVVDACKERKIPIRIGVNWGSLEKQFEEKYGRNVEAMIESGLYNIKLLEDFDFTDIAISLKSSDTVQTVAAYRKLRPLVDYPFHLGVTEAGTKFHATIKSAMALGSLLMEGIGDTMRVSITGELEEEIKVAKAILQDSGRQQSGINIISCPTCGRLQSDLVSVVKMVEEKTAHIKEPLNVSVMGCVVNALGEAKGADVAIAFGKDGGLVIRHGEIVAKMPQDKILDKFLDELNDEIKIRNDK; encoded by the coding sequence ATGCAAAGATACAAAACAAAAAAAATATTTGTTGGGGATGTTGCAGTTGGTGGCGATGCACCTATTTCTGTGCAATCTATGACATTTTCAAAGACAAAAGATATTGCTGCTACTCTTGAGCAGATAAATAGACTATACTTCGCAGGAGCAAACATAGTGCGTTGTGCCGTGTTAGATCATGAAGACGCAAAAGCTCTTAAAGAGATAAAAAAACAAAGTCCATTGCCGATAGTTTCTGATATACATTTTAACTATCGCCTTGCATTAGAGGTTGCTCCTTTTGTGGATGCTGTGCGTATAAATCCTGGAAATATTGGCGGAAAAGACAGAATAAAAGCCGTAGTTGATGCGTGCAAAGAAAGAAAAATACCTATAAGAATAGGCGTAAATTGGGGCTCTTTAGAAAAGCAGTTTGAAGAAAAATATGGAAGAAATGTTGAGGCTATGATAGAGTCTGGATTATACAACATAAAATTATTAGAAGATTTTGATTTTACCGATATTGCGATATCATTAAAAAGCTCAGATACAGTTCAAACAGTCGCAGCTTATAGAAAATTAAGACCACTTGTAGATTATCCATTCCATCTTGGCGTAACAGAAGCTGGAACCAAATTTCACGCAACCATAAAAAGCGCTATGGCTCTTGGCTCACTTTTAATGGAAGGTATCGGGGATACAATGCGTGTTTCCATAACTGGCGAACTTGAAGAAGAGATAAAAGTAGCAAAAGCCATACTTCAAGATAGCGGTAGACAACAAAGTGGCATAAATATAATCTCTTGCCCAACTTGTGGGCGTTTACAAAGCGATTTAGTAAGTGTTGTAAAAATGGTAGAAGAAAAAACAGCACACATAAAAGAACCTTTAAATGTCTCAGTGATGGGATGTGTTGTAAATGCTCTAGGTGAAGCAAAAGGAGCTGATGTAGCGATAGCTTTTGGAAAAGATGGCGGACTTGTGATAAGACATGGTGAAATAGTAGCAAAAATGCCACAAGATAAAATTCTTGATAAATTTTTAGATGAATTAAACGATGAAATAAAGATAAGAAATGACAAATGA
- a CDS encoding DUF1104 domain-containing protein, with translation MKKLLFTSLVLATMLFGADLSDKMGSEIISGINSSDTSSLADAAFEIRKRANKNYNEISKMCQSFHNIMKAEMMSKSPADRQAFRDDFHKKLSERINTLSSSQKADFDFAICKKYISNAGMSKGGCGMMNGSGMGKGMKNGSGMSKDMMDNHMQHNH, from the coding sequence ATGAAAAAATTATTATTTACTAGTTTGGTTTTAGCTACAATGCTATTTGGTGCAGATTTGAGCGATAAAATGGGAAGTGAGATTATCTCAGGTATCAATAGCTCTGATACATCAAGCTTAGCTGACGCTGCTTTTGAGATAAGAAAAAGAGCAAATAAGAACTATAATGAAATTTCAAAAATGTGCCAAAGTTTTCATAATATTATGAAAGCGGAGATGATGAGTAAAAGTCCTGCTGACAGACAAGCTTTTAGAGATGATTTTCATAAAAAATTAAGTGAGCGTATAAATACACTTAGTTCATCTCAAAAGGCAGATTTTGATTTTGCTATTTGTAAAAAATATATTTCAAATGCAGGTATGTCAAAAGGCGGATGTGGTATGATGAATGGTTCAGGTATGGGCAAAGGTATGAAAAATGGCAGCGGCATGAGTAAGGATATGATGGATAATCATATGCAGCATAATCACTAA
- a CDS encoding response regulator transcription factor, whose amino-acid sequence MSKILIIEDELMLQDMMSSYLEANGYEITTAASYDDGLSLAYEKSFDLWIFDVKIIGGSGFNLLEELRKNGKNTPCIFTTSLNTIEDLNIGFKVGCDDYIKKPFELKELLLRVQNLLKREFFHNSNKVLNLGNEISYDISSKTLFNGKKDAGLSKKENELLALFLKNQNKIVSRERIYEALWDYDEAPSEMSLRVYIRNLRKILGDEKIISKPKMGYIYVS is encoded by the coding sequence ATGAGTAAAATTTTAATAATAGAAGATGAGCTTATGCTTCAAGATATGATGAGTTCGTATCTTGAAGCAAATGGTTATGAGATAACAACTGCTGCAAGTTATGATGATGGATTAAGCTTGGCTTATGAAAAAAGTTTTGATTTGTGGATATTTGATGTCAAAATAATAGGTGGGAGTGGTTTTAATCTTTTAGAAGAGCTTAGAAAAAATGGCAAAAACACGCCTTGTATTTTTACAACTTCTTTAAATACAATAGAAGATTTAAATATCGGTTTTAAGGTTGGTTGTGATGATTATATAAAAAAGCCTTTTGAACTCAAAGAACTACTTTTAAGAGTGCAAAATTTACTAAAAAGAGAGTTTTTTCATAATTCAAATAAAGTTTTAAATTTAGGTAATGAGATAAGTTATGACATATCATCAAAAACGCTTTTTAATGGCAAAAAAGATGCCGGACTTAGCAAAAAAGAAAATGAACTTTTAGCACTTTTTTTAAAAAATCAAAACAAAATTGTTTCAAGAGAACGAATTTACGAAGCTTTGTGGGATTATGATGAGGCTCCAAGTGAGATGAGTTTGAGAGTTTATATAAGAAATTTACGCAAAATTTTAGGAGATGAAAAAATAATTTCAAAACCAAAAATGGGTTACATTTATGTCTCATAA
- a CDS encoding sensor histidine kinase, protein MSHKKHFLPIFLLYMITSTAFLSIFCIFLYKFYYSEIIKEANLELRNHTNEIFSAIRMDLNLNDILETLKEHEINANIQDNIENKFILKEFDIPNLQDDNIQNEKYKIYFLDDVAYMKTKFFYRLRPMSMHNPKSFTITLKTQKYAKLISLFVVKLIIGFASIFFIFLFISYFIIKLSFKPLLLHIEQLNSFIKDTTHEINTPLCVILMSIEMFQTDPKKYLNNIKTASKTLSNLYNDLVFLTLKSPKNEPKDLNLKEIIKNRIDYFEVMAEQNSLKIEQNLKEVLLKTDENKFKMIFDNILNNAIKYASKDSVITVNLYNTGFSITNFGEEISKENLEKIYDKFTRFNQNRGGFGIGLSLVKKFADELNFIVRCESSNKITTFSVKFA, encoded by the coding sequence ATGTCTCATAAAAAACATTTTTTGCCTATTTTTTTGCTTTATATGATTACAAGCACTGCATTTTTATCTATATTTTGTATTTTTTTATATAAATTTTACTACTCAGAAATAATCAAAGAAGCAAATTTAGAACTAAGAAATCATACAAATGAGATTTTTAGTGCTATTAGAATGGATTTAAATTTAAATGATATTTTAGAGACTTTAAAAGAGCATGAAATAAATGCAAATATACAAGATAACATTGAAAATAAATTTATATTAAAAGAATTTGATATTCCTAATTTGCAAGATGATAATATACAAAATGAAAAGTATAAAATATATTTTTTAGACGATGTTGCTTATATGAAAACCAAGTTTTTTTATAGATTAAGACCTATGTCTATGCATAACCCAAAATCATTTACTATAACTTTAAAAACTCAGAAGTATGCTAAACTTATATCATTATTTGTCGTAAAACTTATTATTGGATTTGCTAGTATATTTTTTATTTTTTTATTTATTTCGTATTTTATCATCAAACTATCATTTAAGCCACTTTTGCTTCATATAGAACAACTTAATTCATTTATAAAAGATACAACGCACGAGATAAATACGCCGCTTTGTGTGATATTAATGAGTATAGAGATGTTTCAAACGGACCCTAAAAAATATCTTAATAATATCAAAACAGCTTCGAAAACACTTTCAAATTTATATAATGATCTTGTTTTTTTAACATTAAAATCACCAAAAAATGAACCAAAAGATTTAAATTTAAAAGAGATTATAAAAAACCGCATAGATTATTTTGAAGTTATGGCAGAGCAAAACTCACTAAAAATAGAACAAAATTTAAAAGAAGTTTTGCTTAAAACAGATGAAAATAAATTTAAAATGATATTTGATAATATATTAAACAATGCTATAAAATATGCTAGTAAAGATAGTGTAATTACTGTAAATTTATATAACACTGGTTTTAGCATAACAAATTTTGGTGAAGAGATAAGCAAGGAAAATTTAGAAAAAATTTATGATAAATTTACTAGATTTAATCAAAATCGTGGTGGCTTTGGAATAGGGTTAAGTTTGGTTAAAAAATTTGCAGATGAGTTAAATTTTATAGTAAGATGTGAAAGCTCAAATAAAATCACTACTTTTAGTGTTAAATTTGCTTAA
- the rpmI gene encoding 50S ribosomal protein L35, whose product MPKMKSIRGAAKRFKVGKNKIKRGSAFRSHILTKMTQKRKRNLRAPGYVDSTNVTAVKKMLCKA is encoded by the coding sequence ATGCCAAAAATGAAATCTATTCGTGGTGCTGCTAAGCGTTTTAAAGTTGGTAAAAACAAGATAAAAAGAGGCTCAGCTTTTAGAAGTCATATCTTGACCAAAATGACTCAAAAACGCAAAAGGAACTTAAGAGCTCCTGGTTATGTCGATTCTACAAATGTAACCGCAGTTAAAAAAATGCTTTGCAAAGCATAA
- the rplT gene encoding 50S ribosomal protein L20, whose translation MARVKTGVVRRRRHKKVLKLARGFYSGRRKHFRKAKEQLERSLCYAYRDRRAKKRDFRRLWIVRINAACRLNDISYSKFMNGLRKSGIQLDRKILADMAMNDAAAFSAVVKQAKAAL comes from the coding sequence ATGGCAAGAGTAAAAACAGGTGTAGTTAGAAGAAGACGCCATAAAAAAGTTTTAAAACTAGCAAGAGGTTTTTATAGTGGTAGACGCAAACATTTTAGAAAAGCAAAAGAGCAACTAGAAAGAAGTTTGTGTTATGCTTATAGAGATAGAAGAGCGAAAAAACGCGATTTTAGAAGATTGTGGATAGTTAGAATAAATGCCGCTTGCAGACTAAATGATATTAGTTATTCTAAATTTATGAATGGACTTAGAAAATCAGGCATACAACTTGATAGAAAAATTTTAGCAGATATGGCTATGAATGATGCAGCTGCGTTTAGTGCAGTTGTAAAACAAGCTAAAGCTGCTCTTTAA
- the napA gene encoding nitrate reductase catalytic subunit NapA has product MDRRSFIKSAASAAACSSAGIAIPSSVLADANSAENGWRWDKSVCRFCGTGCGIMVATKDGKIVAVKGDPAAPVNRGLNCIKGYFNAKIMYGADRLQNPLLRVNSNGEFDKNGKFKEVSWKRAFDEMEKQFKKAYNELGPTGIGVFGSGQYTIQEGYTAAKLIKGGFRSNNIDPNARHCMASAVVGFMQTFGIDEPSGCYDDIELTDTIVTWGANMAEMHPILWSRVSDRKLSNPQKVKVVNLSTFSTRTSNLADIEIIFRPQTDLAIWNYIAREIVYNYPEMIDKNFIDKHCVFTTGPVNIGYGMRKDIKYAKYQPSELDTTAKQKSKILSDNEGITLAYLGMKSGDIMENSNATKAGNHWQISFDEFKKALMPYTLDFVANLAKGDANEDIEQFKGKLKALADLYIEQNRKVVSFWTMGFNQHTRGTWVNEQSYMVHFLLGKQAKPGSGAFSLTGQPSACGTAREVGTFSHRLPADMVVVNPKHREITEKIWKLPAGTINPKNGSHFMQIMRDLEDGKIKFAWVQVNNPWQNTANANHWIKAAREMDNFIVVSDAYPGISAKVADLILPSAMIYEKWGAYGNAERRTQHWKQQVIPVGNAMSDTWQMLEFSKRFKLKEVWGEKKIDDKLTLPNVLPQAISMGYKEDDTLFDVLFANDEAKKFPINDIIMEGFDNTEVKGDDRKVVGSDDKEFKGYGFFVQKYLWEEYRKFGIGHGHDLADFDTYHKVRGLRWPVVNGKETQWRFNTKYDPYAKLSAPNDEFAFYGNAKASLPNGDLRGVTSGEQKFPLANKAKIFFRPYMDPPETPNDEYPFWLSTGRVLEHWHSGTMTMRVPELYRAVPEALCYMNELDGSKLGVSQNDVVWIESRRGKVKAKVDFRGRNKPPVGLVYVPWFDEKVYINKVCLDATCPLSNQTDFKKCAVKIYKA; this is encoded by the coding sequence ATGGATAGACGTAGCTTTATAAAGAGTGCGGCTAGTGCGGCGGCTTGCAGTAGTGCTGGGATAGCAATTCCTAGTTCTGTTTTGGCTGATGCAAATAGTGCCGAAAATGGCTGGCGTTGGGATAAATCAGTATGCCGTTTTTGTGGAACTGGATGTGGCATAATGGTTGCTACAAAAGATGGCAAAATAGTTGCAGTAAAAGGCGATCCTGCTGCACCAGTTAATCGCGGACTAAATTGCATAAAAGGTTATTTTAATGCCAAAATTATGTATGGAGCTGATAGACTTCAAAACCCACTTTTAAGAGTAAATTCAAATGGTGAGTTTGATAAAAATGGTAAATTTAAAGAAGTTAGTTGGAAAAGAGCTTTTGATGAGATGGAAAAGCAGTTTAAAAAAGCTTATAATGAGCTTGGTCCAACTGGTATTGGTGTTTTTGGAAGTGGTCAATACACAATCCAAGAAGGATATACGGCTGCAAAACTGATAAAAGGTGGATTTAGAAGTAACAACATTGACCCAAATGCGAGACATTGTATGGCAAGTGCTGTTGTTGGTTTTATGCAAACATTTGGTATTGATGAACCAAGCGGCTGTTATGACGATATAGAACTAACTGATACCATAGTAACTTGGGGTGCAAATATGGCTGAAATGCATCCAATTCTTTGGTCAAGAGTAAGCGATAGAAAACTGAGTAATCCGCAAAAAGTAAAAGTTGTAAATTTATCTACATTTTCAACAAGAACTTCAAATTTAGCCGATATCGAAATCATTTTTAGACCTCAAACAGATCTTGCTATTTGGAACTATATCGCAAGAGAGATAGTTTATAACTATCCTGAGATGATAGATAAAAATTTCATTGATAAACATTGCGTATTTACAACAGGACCTGTAAATATTGGCTATGGTATGAGAAAAGATATAAAATATGCTAAATATCAGCCAAGTGAACTTGATACTACTGCTAAACAAAAAAGCAAAATTTTAAGCGATAATGAGGGTATAACTCTAGCTTATCTTGGCATGAAAAGTGGCGATATTATGGAAAACTCAAATGCCACAAAAGCTGGTAATCATTGGCAAATAAGTTTTGATGAGTTTAAAAAAGCTTTAATGCCTTATACGCTTGATTTTGTTGCAAATTTAGCAAAAGGCGATGCAAATGAAGATATAGAGCAGTTTAAAGGTAAGCTAAAAGCTCTTGCAGATCTTTATATAGAGCAAAACAGAAAAGTTGTAAGCTTTTGGACAATGGGCTTTAATCAACACACAAGAGGAACTTGGGTAAATGAACAAAGCTATATGGTGCATTTTTTACTTGGTAAACAAGCAAAACCGGGAAGTGGTGCGTTTTCTTTAACAGGACAACCAAGTGCATGTGGAACTGCTAGAGAGGTTGGTACTTTTTCACACAGGCTTCCTGCTGATATGGTTGTTGTTAATCCAAAGCACAGAGAGATAACTGAGAAAATTTGGAAACTTCCAGCTGGCACGATAAATCCAAAAAATGGTTCGCATTTTATGCAAATTATGCGTGATTTAGAAGATGGAAAGATTAAATTTGCATGGGTTCAAGTAAATAATCCTTGGCAAAATACAGCCAATGCAAACCACTGGATAAAAGCAGCTAGGGAAATGGATAATTTTATAGTTGTAAGTGATGCATATCCTGGAATTTCTGCAAAAGTAGCAGATCTTATACTTCCAAGTGCTATGATATATGAAAAATGGGGTGCTTATGGGAATGCTGAGCGTAGAACACAGCACTGGAAACAACAAGTAATTCCAGTTGGAAATGCAATGAGCGATACTTGGCAGATGTTAGAATTTTCTAAGCGTTTTAAATTAAAAGAAGTTTGGGGCGAAAAAAAGATAGATGATAAACTAACTTTACCTAATGTTTTACCACAGGCTATTTCTATGGGTTATAAAGAAGATGACACTCTTTTTGATGTGCTTTTTGCTAATGATGAGGCCAAAAAATTCCCTATAAACGATATTATAATGGAAGGCTTTGATAATACTGAAGTTAAAGGCGATGATAGAAAAGTTGTAGGAAGCGATGATAAGGAATTTAAGGGATATGGATTTTTTGTGCAAAAATATCTTTGGGAAGAATATCGTAAATTTGGCATAGGTCATGGTCATGATTTGGCGGATTTTGATACATATCATAAAGTTAGAGGTCTAAGATGGCCTGTTGTAAATGGTAAAGAAACGCAGTGGAGATTTAATACAAAATACGATCCTTATGCTAAACTTTCGGCTCCTAATGATGAATTTGCATTTTATGGTAATGCAAAAGCAAGTTTGCCAAATGGAGATTTAAGAGGCGTAACAAGTGGCGAACAGAAATTTCCTTTAGCAAATAAAGCTAAAATTTTCTTCCGTCCTTATATGGATCCACCTGAAACTCCAAATGATGAATATCCATTTTGGCTAAGCACAGGAAGGGTTTTAGAACATTGGCATAGTGGAACTATGACTATGAGAGTTCCAGAGCTTTATAGAGCTGTTCCAGAGGCACTTTGTTATATGAATGAGCTTGATGGCTCAAAACTCGGGGTTTCTCAAAATGATGTAGTTTGGATTGAGTCTCGTCGTGGAAAAGTTAAAGCAAAGGTTGATTTTAGAGGTAGAAATAAGCCCCCAGTTGGTCTTGTATATGTGCCTTGGTTTGATGAAAAAGTGTATATAAATAAAGTTTGTTTAGATGCAACCTGTCCTCTTTCAAACCAAACTGACTTTAAAAAATGTGCAGTAAAAATTTATAAAGCGTAA
- the napG gene encoding ferredoxin-type protein NapG has protein sequence MQRREALKKGFKIASLLVCGGFIWSVGAKGDSKVFLRPPGALKEQNFISKCIKCGLCVKACPYDTLKLASINHSATIGTPFFMPRNIPCYMCEDIPCAKICPTGALDINLLKTNGKLDIKKSKMGVAIVDDKTCVAYWGIQCDVCYRACPVMDKALFLDYKHNERTSKHAFLLPVVDSTYCTGCGKCERACITKKASISVIPREFVIGKSNDNYVKGWIEGADKKLKDADTKIYLDKKETLDYLNSENLQ, from the coding sequence ATGCAAAGAAGAGAGGCTTTAAAAAAAGGTTTTAAGATAGCAAGTTTGCTAGTCTGTGGCGGTTTTATTTGGAGTGTTGGAGCAAAAGGAGATAGTAAGGTTTTTTTACGACCACCTGGTGCACTTAAAGAGCAAAATTTTATATCAAAGTGTATAAAATGCGGTCTTTGTGTTAAAGCCTGTCCATATGATACTCTAAAATTAGCTAGTATCAATCATAGCGCCACCATTGGAACACCTTTTTTTATGCCAAGAAACATACCATGTTATATGTGTGAGGATATACCTTGTGCCAAAATTTGTCCTACCGGAGCTTTAGATATAAATTTGTTAAAAACTAATGGCAAACTTGATATCAAAAAATCTAAAATGGGCGTTGCTATAGTAGATGATAAAACCTGTGTTGCTTACTGGGGAATTCAATGCGATGTTTGCTATAGGGCTTGCCCTGTTATGGATAAGGCTTTGTTTTTGGATTATAAACATAATGAAAGAACAAGCAAACATGCGTTTTTATTGCCTGTTGTAGATAGCACTTATTGTACTGGATGTGGAAAATGTGAAAGAGCTTGTATAACCAAAAAAGCTTCTATAAGTGTAATTCCTAGAGAATTTGTTATTGGAAAAAGCAATGATAATTATGTAAAAGGCTGGATTGAAGGGGCTGATAAAAAACTAAAAGACGCTGATACTAAAATTTATTTAGATAAAAAAGAAACACTTGATTACTTAAATAGCGAGAATTTACAATGA
- the napH gene encoding quinol dehydrogenase ferredoxin subunit NapH, giving the protein MKYGFISKISQIIILIVFIVGNFYGLNVLKGDLSSSVLFNTIPLSDPFAVLQIYLASFSISLNAIIGAFVIFCVYSLIAPRVFCSWVCPVNLITSFAYFIKQKFGINKDTKVLNLSKNLRYFLLILSFVLSFLLGVPAFENISYIGIIQRGIIFLDLSVILWILAIFIFELYISDRGICSHICPLGAFYAIISKFALIRVHYDMKNCSKCMDCKSVCPEKHVLNMVGKENGYVSSECISCGKCIDICKHNSLKFDIRNLRRK; this is encoded by the coding sequence ATAAAATACGGCTTTATTTCTAAAATATCTCAAATTATTATTTTGATTGTTTTTATTGTTGGAAATTTTTATGGACTTAATGTATTAAAAGGCGATTTAAGCTCATCTGTGCTGTTTAACACTATACCATTAAGTGATCCATTTGCTGTGCTTCAAATTTATTTAGCTAGTTTTAGTATAAGTTTAAATGCTATAATTGGAGCTTTTGTGATATTTTGTGTATATTCGCTTATTGCTCCAAGAGTGTTTTGTTCTTGGGTTTGTCCTGTAAATTTAATAACCTCCTTTGCTTATTTTATCAAACAAAAATTTGGTATAAATAAAGATACAAAAGTTTTAAATTTATCAAAAAATTTAAGATATTTTTTGCTGATTTTATCTTTTGTTTTAAGTTTTTTATTAGGAGTACCGGCTTTTGAAAATATTAGCTATATTGGTATTATACAAAGAGGAATTATATTTTTGGATTTAAGTGTAATACTTTGGATATTAGCTATTTTTATTTTTGAGTTATATATCAGCGATAGAGGAATTTGTTCGCACATTTGCCCTCTTGGTGCATTTTATGCAATAATCAGTAAATTTGCTCTCATTAGAGTTCATTATGATATGAAAAATTGCTCAAAATGTATGGATTGCAAAAGTGTATGTCCTGAAAAACATGTTTTAAATATGGTAGGAAAAGAAAATGGTTATGTATCTAGTGAGTGTATAAGTTGTGGTAAATGTATAGACATTTGTAAGCATAACTCACTAAAATTTGATATAAGAAATTTAAGGAGAAAATAG
- a CDS encoding nitrate reductase cytochrome c-type subunit — protein sequence MKKFAIFLIIIAVFIGCSKNGRVISSSDLGLRQNIANEDIKLAKIDWTKEPAGLSTKYKRSFENAPPLISHDLEGQIPITADLNMCLTCHMPEVASSVNATSVPKSHLVSLRTGKDLGGKLDDERYFCLTCHVPQANAKPLVENKFKADFRSKDSVNKSNLLDILNEGVK from the coding sequence ATGAAAAAATTTGCAATATTTTTAATAATAATTGCAGTATTCATTGGTTGTAGTAAAAATGGTAGGGTTATTTCAAGTTCTGATCTTGGATTAAGACAAAACATTGCTAATGAAGATATAAAATTAGCCAAAATTGATTGGACAAAAGAGCCAGCAGGACTTTCTACAAAATATAAAAGATCATTTGAAAATGCACCGCCGCTTATTTCTCATGATTTAGAAGGGCAAATTCCTATAACTGCTGATTTAAATATGTGCTTAACTTGTCATATGCCAGAGGTTGCCTCTAGTGTTAATGCAACATCTGTTCCAAAATCTCATCTTGTAAGTTTAAGAACCGGGAAAGATCTTGGTGGAAAACTTGATGATGAGAGATATTTTTGTTTAACTTGTCATGTTCCGCAAGCAAATGCAAAGCCTTTGGTTGAAAATAAATTTAAAGCCGATTTTAGGTCAAAAGATAGCGTAAATAAATCAAATTTATTAGATATTTTAAATGAAGGCGTTAAGTAA
- a CDS encoding 4Fe-4S ferredoxin — translation MGVIFRLTGSKKPVNPPYFSGKFDCIGCIAPCVVACERNLLKFNETRVEFIVNEYGCNFCAKCADACVNSVLSTENPKYINAFAKINVNSCLAWNDTVCYNCLEVCRYKAIEYFGVFRPVINQNCIGCGECVESCFVKSINLVAKKDL, via the coding sequence ATGGGTGTAATTTTTAGATTAACAGGAAGTAAAAAACCTGTTAATCCCCCGTATTTTAGCGGTAAATTTGATTGCATTGGTTGCATTGCACCTTGCGTTGTAGCTTGTGAACGAAATTTGCTTAAATTTAATGAAACGAGAGTAGAGTTTATAGTAAATGAGTATGGTTGCAATTTTTGTGCGAAGTGTGCTGATGCTTGTGTCAATTCTGTTTTAAGCACGGAAAATCCTAAATATATAAACGCTTTTGCAAAAATAAATGTAAATTCATGCCTAGCTTGGAATGATACGGTGTGTTATAATTGTTTAGAAGTTTGTAGATATAAAGCCATAGAATATTTTGGAGTTTTTAGGCCAGTTATAAATCAAAATTGTATAGGATGTGGCGAGTGTGTGGAGAGTTGTTTTGTAAAATCTATAAATTTAGTCGCTAAAAAGGATTTATGA